One genomic segment of Ricinus communis isolate WT05 ecotype wild-type chromosome 5, ASM1957865v1, whole genome shotgun sequence includes these proteins:
- the LOC8280565 gene encoding xyloglucan glycosyltransferase 4 produces the protein MAPNSVVVTMEKPNNFSIVEINASDPPLFPEKQKATSPKQFTWVLLLKAYKVFTCISWLAVAFKSTLTSIKKRITLSDASEEEPRSRGKLYRFIKAFLIISILALVIEVIAHFKKWNLNLISPWEIQGLVQWSYMAWLSFRADYVAPLVMTLSKFCTVLFLIQSLDRLVLCLGCFWIKYKKLKPEITGEEYDIEDPSSFPMVLVQIPMCNEREVYAQSIAAACQLDWPRDRLLIQVLDDSSDGNVQLLIKDEVSTWRQKGINIIYRHRLMRTGYKAGNLKSAMSCDYVQDYEFVAIFDADFQPNPDFLKQTIPHFRGNPDLGLVQARWSFVNKDENLLTRLQNVNLCFHFEVEQQVNGFYLNFFGFNGTAGVWRIKALEDSGGWLERTTVEDMDIAVRAHLHGWKFIFLNDVKVLCELPESYEAYKKQQHRWHSGPMQLFRLCLSAIITSKISIWKKANLIFLFFLLRKLILPFYSFTLFCIILPLTMFIPEAELPLWVICYVPIFMSLLNILPAPKSFPFLVPYLLFENTMSVTKFNAMVSGLFQLGSAYEWVVTKKTGRSSESDLLAFAERESKSSNEEKILRRRSESGLEMLGKLKEQEVPLVKKRNRLYRKELALAFLLLTAAARSLLSAHGVHFYFLLFQGLSFLVVGLDLIGEQVS, from the exons ATGGCTCCAAACTCAGTTGTAGTAACCATGGAGAAGCCAAACAACTTTTCTATTGTAGAAATCAATGCCTCAGATCCACCTTTGTTTCCTGAGAAACAAAAAGCTACAAGTCCCAAGCAATTCACATGGGTTCTTCTCCTCAAAGCTTATAAAGTTTTCACTTGCATTTCTTGGTTAGCAGTAGCTTTTAAATCCACGCTCACTTCAATCAAGAAACGCATTACTTTATCTGATGCGAGTGAGGAAGAGCCAAGAAGTAGAGGAAAGTTGTATAGATTTATCAAAGCATTTCTTATTATATCAATACTAGCTTTGGTCATAGAAGTTATTGCGCATTTCAAGAAATGGAACTTGAATCTAATATCTCCATGGGAGATTCAAGGTCTAGTGCAATGGTCTTATATGGCTTGGTTATCATTTAGAGCTGATTATGTTGCTCCTTTGGTGATGACACTATCTAAATTCTGTACTGTGCTATTCCTTATTCAATCTCTCGACCGATTGGTTCTGTGTCTTGGATGCTTTTGGATTAAGTACAAGAAGTTGAAGCCTGAGATAACTGGTGAGGAGTATGACATTGAAGACCCTTCAAGTTTTCCAATGGTTCTTGTTCAGATTCCAATGTGCAATGAGAGAGAG GTGTATGCACAGTCCATTGCTGCAGCCTGTCAGCTTGATTGGCCAAGAGATAGATTGTTAATTCAAGTACTGGATGATTCAAGCGATGGAAATGTGCAGCTCTTAATTAAAGATGAAGTTTCTACATGGAGGCAGAAAGGGATCAACATAATCTACAGACACAGATTAATGAGAACAGGATATAAAGCCGGAAATCTTAAATCAGCTATGTCCTGTGACTATGTACAAGACTATGAGTTCGTCGCCATTTTTGACGCAGATTTCCAGCCTAATCCTGATTTCCTTAAGCAAACAATTCCTCACTTCAGG GGAAATCCTGACTTAGGACTAGTTCAGGCACGATGGTCGTTTGTGAACAAGGATGAGAACTTACTGACGAGGCTACAAAATGTCAATCTCTGCTTCCATTTTGAGGTAGAACAGCAAGTGAATGGTTTTTACCTTAATTTCTTTGGGTTCAATGGAACAGCTGGTGTGTGGAGAATTAAGGCTTTAGAAGATTCAGGAGGTTGGCTTGAAAGAACAACAGTTGAGGATATGGACATTGCGGTTCGAGCCCATTTACATGGATGGAAATTCATCTTCCTTAATGATGTAAAAGTCCTCTGTGAATTGCCAGAATCTTATGAAGCTTATAAGAAGCAACAGCATCGTTGGCATTCCGGTCCGATGCAGCTCTTCCGGTTATGCCTTTCTGCTATTATTACCTCCAAG ATATCCATATGGAAGAAGGccaatttaatatttcttttctttcttttgaggaAACTTATACTTCCCTTTTACTCATTCACACTGTTCTGTATCATACTTCCATTGACCATGTTTATACCCGAGGCAGAACTACCTCTTTGGGTTATTTGTTACGTGCCTATTTTCATGTCCCTATTGAACATTCTGCCTGCTCCAAAATCCTTCCCTTTCTTGGTCCCTTACCTACTCTTCGAAAACACTATGTCTGTCACAAAATTCAATGCCATGGTATCAGGACTATTTCAGCTTGGAAGCGCTTATGAATGGGTAGTGACAAAGAAGACAGGAAGATCATCAGAGTCGGATTTATTAGCTTTTGCTGAGAGGGAATCGAAATCTTCGAACGAAGAGAAGATTCTTAGGAGGCGTTCAGAGTCTGGCTTGGAAATGTTGGGTAAACTCAAAGAACAAGAAGTACCTCTTGTTAAAAAGAGAAACAGGCTCTACAGGAAAGAACTTGCACTTGCTTTTCTTCTACTCACTGCAGCAGCAAGGAGCTTGTTATCTGCTCATGGAGTTCACTTCTACTTCTTGCTGTTCCAAGGTTTGTCTTTTCTAGTTGTTGGTTTGGACTTGATCGGTGAGCAAGTAAGCTGA
- the LOC8280564 gene encoding probable small nuclear ribonucleoprotein F isoform X3: MANFLQLEKKTIPVNPKPFLNNLTGKTVIVKLKWGMEYKGFLASVDSYMNLQLGNTEEYIDGQFTGNLGEILIRMDAMCQ; this comes from the exons ATGGCA AATTTCTTGCAACTGGAAAAAAAG ACTATACCAGTTAATCCTAAGCCTTTCTTGAACAACTTGACTGGGAAGACTGTAATTGTAAAACTCAAGTGGGGAATGGAATACAAAG GTTTTCTTGCTTCGGTCGATTCATACATGAATCTACAG CTTGGTAACACTGAAGAATATATTGATGGTCAGTTCACTGGAAATCTTGGAGAGATTCTGATCAG AATGGATGCTATGTGCCAATGA
- the LOC8280564 gene encoding probable small nuclear ribonucleoprotein F isoform X1, producing the protein MANFLQLEKKTIPVNPKPFLNNLTGKTVIVKLKWGMEYKGFLASVDSYMNLQLGNTEEYIDGQFTGNLGEILIRCNNVLYLRGVPEDEDIEDADRD; encoded by the exons ATGGCA AATTTCTTGCAACTGGAAAAAAAG ACTATACCAGTTAATCCTAAGCCTTTCTTGAACAACTTGACTGGGAAGACTGTAATTGTAAAACTCAAGTGGGGAATGGAATACAAAG GTTTTCTTGCTTCGGTCGATTCATACATGAATCTACAG CTTGGTAACACTGAAGAATATATTGATGGTCAGTTCACTGGAAATCTTGGAGAGATTCTGATCAG ATGCAATAATGTTCTGTATCTTCGTGGCGTCCCAGAAGATGAAGACATAGAAGATGCAGACCGTGACTGA
- the LOC8280564 gene encoding probable small nuclear ribonucleoprotein F isoform X2, translated as MATIPVNPKPFLNNLTGKTVIVKLKWGMEYKGFLASVDSYMNLQLGNTEEYIDGQFTGNLGEILIRCNNVLYLRGVPEDEDIEDADRD; from the exons ATGGCA ACTATACCAGTTAATCCTAAGCCTTTCTTGAACAACTTGACTGGGAAGACTGTAATTGTAAAACTCAAGTGGGGAATGGAATACAAAG GTTTTCTTGCTTCGGTCGATTCATACATGAATCTACAG CTTGGTAACACTGAAGAATATATTGATGGTCAGTTCACTGGAAATCTTGGAGAGATTCTGATCAG ATGCAATAATGTTCTGTATCTTCGTGGCGTCCCAGAAGATGAAGACATAGAAGATGCAGACCGTGACTGA